The Halalkalibacter krulwichiae genome has a segment encoding these proteins:
- the aroH gene encoding chorismate mutase, with amino-acid sequence MVRGIRGAITIEQNTDQEITEASKELVQILIEQNNIDPETVAQVLFTVTEDVTATFPAKVLREFPGWSFVPVVCAREIPVPGSLPMCIRVLLTVNTELKQDQIFHAYLRDAKKLRPDLTLTNE; translated from the coding sequence TTGGTTAGAGGTATAAGAGGTGCTATAACAATTGAACAAAATACTGATCAAGAGATTACAGAGGCATCGAAGGAATTAGTTCAAATCTTAATTGAACAAAATAATATTGATCCAGAAACTGTAGCCCAAGTACTTTTTACTGTTACAGAAGATGTTACTGCGACATTCCCAGCAAAAGTGTTGAGAGAATTCCCAGGTTGGTCTTTTGTTCCTGTTGTATGTGCACGTGAAATTCCTGTTCCAGGTTCATTGCCGATGTGTATTCGTGTTCTTTTAACGGTTAATACAGAGTTAAAGCAAGATCAAATCTTTCATGCTTACTTACGAGATGCTAAAAAGCTCAGACCCGATTTAACCTTGACGAATGAATAA
- the trpE gene encoding anthranilate synthase component I, whose product MITPTFLEFEKAASSYQTIPVYQRFFADGLTPIQIVHQLSDQVSFLLESKDEQSPWSRYSFIGLNPMFELVEEERVYRTYSKDREVIIESSSFQEAFNDTMNYLNVQPVDIPIPFRGGAVGYMSYDAIETIEPILLTNSTDRLPYYQFLFCQTLIAYDHTNKELSIVVHAQPSEGESLVNTYHCARAEIKRISSILENPTNGLNLKNTPNAEEEVSFEHITSNYEKESFIADVEKIKEYIKAGDVFQTVLSQRFEMNLSASALDVYRVLRMVNPSPYLFYLKFDEVEVVGSSPERLVQVQDGHVEIHPIAGTRKRGKTELEDRLLEEDLLADEKERAEHYMLVDLARNDVGRIAEYGSVETPTLLEVGRFSHVMHIISKVTGRLRQGTEPLEALMASFPAGTVSGAPKIRAMEILQELEPTKRGIYAGAIGYLGYDGNIDSCIAIRTMVIQNGKAFIQAGAGIVADSDPEKEYEETQNKAKALIRAAQMAEEMFGEKGVTNHA is encoded by the coding sequence ATGATAACCCCAACGTTTTTAGAATTTGAGAAAGCTGCATCGTCGTATCAAACTATTCCCGTTTATCAGCGTTTTTTTGCGGATGGATTAACTCCTATTCAAATTGTCCATCAATTATCCGACCAAGTTTCCTTTTTACTTGAAAGTAAAGATGAACAATCACCGTGGTCTAGATATTCTTTTATTGGATTAAACCCAATGTTTGAACTAGTAGAAGAAGAACGCGTTTATCGTACGTACTCAAAAGACCGCGAAGTGATTATTGAATCAAGTTCATTTCAAGAGGCTTTTAACGACACAATGAATTATTTGAATGTTCAGCCGGTTGATATCCCAATTCCATTTCGTGGTGGAGCAGTTGGATACATGAGTTATGATGCAATTGAAACAATTGAACCTATTCTTTTGACTAATTCTACAGATCGTTTGCCATATTATCAGTTTCTCTTTTGTCAAACATTAATTGCATATGATCATACGAATAAAGAGCTTTCGATTGTCGTTCACGCACAGCCAAGTGAAGGAGAATCTTTAGTTAATACGTATCATTGTGCTCGAGCAGAGATTAAACGAATTTCTTCTATATTGGAAAATCCGACTAATGGATTAAACTTGAAAAACACGCCTAATGCTGAAGAAGAAGTTTCTTTTGAACATATTACATCAAACTATGAAAAAGAGTCATTTATAGCTGATGTTGAAAAAATAAAAGAGTATATCAAAGCTGGGGATGTCTTCCAGACCGTGTTATCTCAACGTTTTGAAATGAATCTGTCTGCATCTGCCCTAGATGTTTATCGTGTACTAAGAATGGTCAATCCATCTCCATACTTGTTTTATTTAAAGTTCGATGAGGTTGAAGTTGTTGGAAGTTCTCCAGAACGACTTGTTCAAGTACAAGATGGTCACGTGGAAATTCATCCGATTGCCGGAACGAGAAAGCGCGGAAAAACAGAGCTCGAAGATCGTTTATTGGAAGAAGATTTATTAGCTGATGAAAAAGAAAGAGCTGAACATTATATGCTTGTTGATCTAGCCCGAAATGATGTAGGTCGTATTGCTGAATATGGCTCTGTAGAAACCCCTACTTTACTCGAGGTTGGAAGATTCTCACATGTGATGCATATTATATCGAAAGTAACCGGTAGGCTACGTCAAGGTACTGAGCCATTAGAAGCACTTATGGCATCTTTCCCGGCAGGAACGGTATCTGGAGCTCCGAAAATTCGTGCAATGGAAATTTTACAAGAGCTTGAGCCGACTAAACGTGGGATCTATGCAGGTGCAATCGGTTATCTTGGATATGACGGAAATATAGATTCGTGTATCGCAATTCGGACAATGGTCATTCAAAATGGTAAAGCCTTTATTCAAGCAGGAGCAGGAATTGTAGCAGATTCAGATCCTGAAAAAGAGTATGAAGAAACGCAAAATAAGGCGAAAGCATTGATTCGAGCAGCTCAAATGGCGGAAGAAATGTTTGGTGAGAAAGGGGTAACTAATCATGCTTAA
- the trpD gene encoding anthranilate phosphoribosyltransferase, whose translation MLKNILRSCLDGYTMTEQEAQEVMDEIMTGQATASQIASLLTLMRFRGETVDEMTGFARSMQAHSIRIKTDDFTVVDTCGTGGDELSTFNISTASAIVLSALGVRVAKHGNRAVSSKSGSADVLEELQVPTQHTKEEARKSLVNSNLCFLFAPLYHQSMKHAVTPRKEIGFRTIFNLLGPLTNPAGAKHQLLGVYNHDFAKKMADTLIRLGTTRTLLVTGGEGLDELSITTESKVIEVNGTEKKIYTISPEDVGLKRGALEDIQVKTPSESAALIQQIFKGEANESATGIVAFNSAAALYAVKEVSSIAEGVEIVQKAIQTGVVYKHYQSIQEARQHA comes from the coding sequence ATGCTTAAGAACATTTTGAGGTCTTGTTTAGATGGATATACGATGACTGAGCAAGAGGCGCAAGAGGTTATGGATGAAATCATGACCGGTCAAGCGACGGCAAGCCAAATTGCAAGTCTTTTAACATTAATGAGATTTCGAGGAGAAACAGTTGATGAAATGACCGGCTTTGCTCGATCTATGCAAGCTCATTCGATTCGTATTAAAACAGATGACTTTACTGTTGTTGATACGTGTGGAACTGGTGGAGATGAATTAAGTACGTTTAACATCTCAACGGCTTCAGCTATTGTGTTATCAGCTTTGGGTGTTCGTGTTGCAAAACATGGGAATCGCGCTGTATCTTCTAAAAGTGGTAGTGCAGATGTTCTAGAAGAACTTCAAGTTCCAACTCAACACACAAAAGAAGAAGCTAGGAAATCTCTGGTTAATTCCAACTTGTGTTTCTTATTTGCACCTCTTTATCACCAATCTATGAAACATGCTGTTACTCCTAGAAAAGAAATTGGATTTAGAACCATTTTTAATTTACTTGGTCCTTTAACGAATCCAGCAGGTGCCAAGCATCAATTATTAGGAGTATATAACCATGATTTTGCAAAGAAAATGGCAGATACATTAATCCGCTTAGGGACGACGAGAACGCTTCTGGTCACTGGTGGAGAGGGCTTAGATGAGTTATCAATTACAACTGAATCGAAAGTGATTGAAGTGAACGGAACAGAAAAGAAAATCTATACGATTAGTCCTGAGGATGTGGGATTAAAGCGAGGGGCTTTAGAAGACATACAAGTAAAGACTCCGTCTGAAAGTGCTGCTTTAATTCAGCAAATTTTTAAAGGTGAAGCAAATGAATCAGCTACTGGAATTGTTGCGTTCAATTCAGCAGCAGCTCTTTACGCTGTTAAAGAGGTCTCATCAATCGCCGAAGGCGTTGAAATAGTTCAAAAGGCCATCCAAACTGGAGTGGTTTACAAGCACTATCAATCGATACAGGAGGCTCGTCAACATGCTTGA
- the trpC gene encoding indole-3-glycerol phosphate synthase TrpC produces the protein MLEKILETKREEIAALTLPDQVDVPHFSLYKALKKPKRSIGLIAEVKKASPSKGLIKEHFNPEEIAKGYEAGGADAISVLTDQKYFQGHRNYLTTVKKTVALPIMRKDFIISKQQIDETVRMGADAMLLIVGTVPINELKELYDYAYSLGLECLVEVHAKSELEELVSLFHPKIIGVNNRNLKTFETSLSQTDEMASLIPKGSLFVSESGIHHKEDLERVGKAGASGVLVGESLMRAVTPEEGISVLFGGESIVSSS, from the coding sequence ATGCTTGAAAAAATACTTGAAACGAAGCGAGAGGAAATTGCGGCATTAACACTTCCTGATCAAGTTGATGTTCCGCATTTCTCTCTATACAAAGCATTAAAAAAACCTAAGCGCTCTATTGGCTTAATTGCTGAAGTGAAAAAAGCATCACCGTCGAAAGGGCTTATTAAAGAACATTTTAACCCTGAAGAAATAGCAAAAGGGTATGAAGCAGGAGGGGCAGATGCGATTTCTGTTCTAACAGACCAAAAGTACTTTCAAGGTCATCGTAATTATTTAACAACTGTGAAAAAAACAGTTGCATTACCAATTATGAGAAAAGACTTTATCATAAGTAAACAACAAATTGATGAGACAGTAAGAATGGGCGCCGATGCAATGTTATTAATTGTAGGGACGGTCCCTATTAATGAATTAAAAGAGCTTTATGACTATGCGTATAGTCTAGGGCTAGAGTGCTTAGTTGAAGTTCATGCGAAAAGTGAATTAGAAGAACTAGTATCATTATTTCATCCGAAAATTATTGGAGTAAACAATCGTAATCTTAAAACGTTTGAAACCTCCTTATCGCAAACAGACGAGATGGCGTCACTTATTCCAAAAGGTAGCCTTTTTGTAAGTGAGAGTGGTATCCATCATAAAGAAGATCTCGAACGAGTAGGAAAAGCTGGAGCTTCTGGAGTACTAGTCGGAGAATCGTTAATGAGGGCTGTCACACCAGAGGAAGGTATTTCCGTTTTGTTTGGGGGAGAGTCTATTGTATCCTCTTCTTAA
- a CDS encoding phosphoribosylanthranilate isomerase, producing MYPLLKLCGNHSSDDTKLVFSSTADYVGFVFAQSKRQVSVDQLKRWLKDRKTEEKKVVALFVNESVETIKEVVSTLPIDIIQCHGSESAEQLREVKSVTGLPIWKAIHHNEQAINTMSSYTGIVDGYIVDCKVGNQWGGTGVSFDWNYIPNYLAEGKVQGVPVFIAGGINPSNIKKVLRYKPDGIDVSSGIEEEGRKSRKLIAELEERMNRHDNSTSR from the coding sequence TTGTATCCTCTTCTTAAGCTTTGTGGAAATCACTCTTCTGATGATACGAAACTAGTTTTCTCTAGTACGGCAGATTACGTCGGTTTCGTTTTTGCACAAAGCAAGCGACAAGTGTCCGTGGATCAGCTGAAACGGTGGTTAAAGGATAGAAAAACAGAAGAAAAAAAGGTTGTAGCCTTATTTGTTAATGAGTCAGTTGAGACAATCAAGGAAGTTGTTTCAACGTTACCTATTGATATTATCCAATGTCATGGGAGTGAAAGCGCGGAACAATTAAGAGAAGTAAAGAGCGTTACAGGTTTACCCATATGGAAAGCCATTCACCACAATGAACAAGCGATAAATACGATGAGCAGCTATACAGGAATTGTTGATGGATATATTGTTGATTGTAAAGTTGGCAATCAGTGGGGAGGAACAGGAGTTTCTTTTGACTGGAACTATATTCCAAACTATTTAGCAGAAGGAAAAGTTCAAGGGGTTCCTGTGTTTATCGCTGGTGGAATCAACCCTAGCAATATTAAAAAAGTTCTTCGCTACAAGCCAGACGGAATCGATGTTTCTAGTGGGATTGAAGAAGAAGGTAGAAAATCGCGGAAATTAATAGCAGAGCTAGAAGAAAGGATGAATCGGCATGATAACAGCACATCCAGATAA
- the trpB gene encoding tryptophan synthase subunit beta, with protein MITAHPDKNGRFGEFGGKYVPETLMSVIEELEAALDEAMADESFKEEYLTNLKEYAGRPTTLSYAENVTKELGGAKIYLKREDLLHTGAHKLNNAMGQALLAKKMGKTKIVAETGAGQHGVASATIAARFGLECKVFMGAEDMERQALNVFRMEMLGAEVVPATSGSKTLKDATNEAIRYWVANAEDTFYLIGSVVGPHPYPKMVRDFQRIIGDEAKAQFLNREKHLPNEIIACVGGGSNAIGMFYPFLEDEVTLIGVEAAGLGVETDKHAATITHGRKGVIHGSLTYLLQDEAGQIIEPYSISAGLDYPGIGPEHAFLANNGRVKYEAVTDQQALDALKLLSEKEGIIPAVESAHALAKAFERAQELSPDDTILVCLSGRGDKDVHTLMKHFRGETDGK; from the coding sequence ATGATAACAGCACATCCAGATAAAAACGGGCGCTTCGGTGAATTTGGAGGGAAATATGTTCCTGAGACGCTTATGAGTGTAATTGAAGAACTAGAAGCAGCTTTAGACGAAGCGATGGCTGATGAATCTTTTAAAGAGGAATATTTAACAAATTTGAAGGAATATGCTGGACGACCAACAACTTTGTCATATGCGGAAAATGTGACGAAGGAACTAGGAGGAGCCAAAATATACTTAAAACGTGAAGACTTGCTTCACACAGGCGCGCACAAGTTAAATAATGCAATGGGACAAGCACTTCTAGCTAAAAAGATGGGGAAAACAAAAATAGTCGCAGAGACAGGTGCAGGCCAGCACGGTGTAGCTTCAGCGACGATTGCAGCTAGATTTGGCCTTGAGTGCAAAGTATTTATGGGTGCCGAAGATATGGAACGTCAAGCATTAAATGTGTTTCGAATGGAGATGCTTGGAGCGGAGGTTGTTCCTGCGACGTCAGGAAGCAAAACATTAAAGGATGCCACAAACGAGGCGATTCGTTATTGGGTAGCGAACGCTGAAGATACATTCTACTTAATTGGATCAGTAGTTGGTCCTCATCCGTACCCGAAGATGGTTCGAGATTTTCAAAGAATCATTGGTGATGAAGCAAAGGCACAGTTTTTAAATAGAGAAAAACACCTCCCAAATGAAATAATTGCATGTGTAGGTGGAGGTAGTAATGCAATTGGTATGTTTTACCCGTTTCTCGAAGATGAAGTTACGTTAATTGGAGTAGAAGCCGCTGGTTTAGGTGTGGAAACAGATAAACATGCTGCCACAATCACTCATGGTCGAAAGGGAGTAATACATGGCTCTCTAACCTATTTATTGCAGGATGAAGCCGGCCAAATTATTGAGCCATATTCGATTTCTGCTGGGTTAGATTATCCGGGTATTGGACCTGAGCATGCCTTTTTAGCGAATAATGGACGGGTTAAATATGAGGCAGTTACTGATCAGCAAGCACTTGATGCTTTGAAGCTACTATCGGAGAAAGAAGGGATTATTCCAGCAGTTGAGTCAGCTCATGCTTTAGCTAAAGCATTTGAACGTGCGCAAGAACTATCACCAGATGATACAATTCTTGTTTGTCTATCAGGGCGTGGAGACAAAGATGTTCATACTTTAATGAAACATTTCCGAGGTGAGACAGATGGCAAGTAA
- the trpA gene encoding tryptophan synthase subunit alpha, producing MASNRMQIATESEKPLFIPFITAGDPTAEVTVEIALSLEEAGASILELGIPYSDPLADGPTIQEASKRALSSGMSLEKALKLVPLMRERGLSIPVVIFTYYNPLLQYGEERFASVAAELGIDGVLVPDLPYEESEYLDQLCEKNHLSLISLVAPTSKQRMIKIAKRAKGFLYCVSSLGVTGVRNQLDPRIYDFLKTVREASTIPTAVGFGISSNEQVKAMSEHADGVVVGSALVAEIGARQKELTDSNTRPEALQEIKRFVSTLISS from the coding sequence ATGGCAAGTAATCGTATGCAAATAGCAACAGAAAGTGAGAAGCCATTATTCATCCCTTTTATCACGGCGGGGGATCCAACGGCAGAAGTAACAGTTGAAATTGCTCTAAGTTTAGAAGAAGCTGGAGCGAGTATTTTAGAACTTGGTATTCCATATTCAGACCCTCTCGCTGATGGACCTACAATTCAGGAAGCATCAAAGAGAGCACTAAGTTCTGGAATGTCATTAGAAAAAGCTTTAAAACTAGTTCCTTTAATGAGAGAACGAGGGTTATCAATACCAGTGGTTATTTTCACTTACTATAATCCATTGTTGCAATATGGGGAAGAGCGCTTTGCGAGTGTTGCAGCTGAGTTAGGAATTGATGGGGTGCTTGTCCCAGATCTACCATATGAAGAAAGTGAATATTTAGACCAACTATGTGAAAAGAACCATCTTTCCTTAATTTCTTTAGTTGCTCCTACTTCAAAGCAACGAATGATTAAAATAGCAAAACGAGCTAAAGGATTTTTATATTGTGTTTCATCGTTAGGTGTAACAGGGGTACGTAATCAATTAGACCCTCGTATTTATGACTTTTTAAAAACAGTAAGAGAAGCAAGTACGATTCCGACAGCAGTCGGCTTTGGGATTTCGTCAAATGAGCAAGTGAAAGCGATGAGTGAGCATGCCGATGGTGTCGTTGTTGGTAGTGCACTTGTAGCCGAAATTGGTGCGAGACAAAAAGAACTTACCGATAGTAACACGCGTCCTGAAGCACTTCAAGAAATAAAAAGGTTTGTTTCGACACTGATTTCATCGTAA
- the hisC gene encoding histidinol-phosphate transaminase, which yields MQAKPQLLGLPSYKPGKPIDEVKRELGLSKVIKLASNENPYGSSKKASEAIQSIAFDTAIYPDGYAATIREKIAAKIGVNENQLVFGNGSDEVIQFLCRAFLTPDTNTITADPTFSQYKLNATIEGAEVREVPSVDGVHDLEAMLEAIDENTRIIWVCNPNNPSGTYVNEDAFVDFLERVPEHVLVVSDEAYYEYVTANDYPETVPLLEKFDNLIILRTFSKAYGLAALRIGYGIANPQLISTLDPVRPPFNNTTFAHAAAVAALEDEGFIADCVEKNTKSLKQFEDFCDKYNLKYYPSQTNFILIDFKRSGDEVFNYLLKKGFIIRSGEALGFPTCARITVGTDEENKELFSVLEEMLTAHPVEQ from the coding sequence ATGCAAGCAAAACCACAGTTGCTTGGTTTACCTTCGTATAAACCAGGTAAACCGATCGATGAAGTAAAAAGAGAGTTAGGATTATCTAAAGTTATAAAGCTAGCTTCCAACGAGAACCCATATGGTTCATCCAAGAAAGCATCAGAAGCAATTCAAAGTATAGCTTTCGATACGGCCATTTATCCTGATGGATATGCGGCTACTATTCGTGAAAAAATTGCGGCTAAAATAGGTGTTAATGAGAACCAACTTGTCTTTGGCAATGGTTCAGATGAGGTCATTCAATTTTTATGCAGAGCGTTTCTAACGCCAGACACGAATACGATAACAGCCGATCCAACTTTTTCACAATATAAATTAAACGCAACGATTGAAGGGGCTGAGGTGCGTGAAGTACCGTCTGTAGACGGTGTTCATGATCTTGAGGCAATGTTAGAGGCAATTGACGAAAATACTCGTATTATTTGGGTGTGTAATCCGAATAACCCTTCTGGTACATATGTGAATGAGGATGCGTTTGTTGACTTTTTGGAGCGTGTACCTGAACATGTTCTAGTCGTATCTGATGAGGCTTATTATGAGTATGTTACTGCTAATGATTATCCAGAGACAGTTCCTTTACTTGAAAAGTTTGACAACTTAATTATTCTACGTACTTTTTCAAAAGCTTATGGATTAGCAGCTTTACGAATAGGATACGGAATAGCTAATCCACAATTGATTTCAACACTTGATCCTGTAAGGCCGCCATTTAATAACACAACTTTTGCTCATGCAGCTGCTGTTGCTGCTTTAGAGGATGAAGGTTTTATTGCAGACTGTGTAGAGAAAAACACGAAATCATTGAAGCAGTTTGAAGATTTTTGTGATAAATATAATCTTAAATATTACCCATCACAAACAAATTTTATTTTAATTGACTTTAAACGCTCTGGTGATGAGGTATTTAACTATTTGTTAAAGAAAGGTTTTATCATTCGTTCAGGCGAAGCACTTGGTTTTCCAACGTGTGCTCGTATTACTGTAGGAACAGATGAGGAAAATAAAGAATTGTTCTCAGTATTAGAGGAGATGCTTACGGCCCACCCAGTAGAACAATGA
- a CDS encoding prephenate dehydrogenase, with translation MERTVFIVGLGLIGGSIALAIRKEHNVNICGFDISEEQLKMALSLKVIDEAFQTIEEGVKKADLIILATPVTKTERLMREISTYELKPGAIITDVGSTKKRIVKEASCLKEKGVTFIGGHPMAGSHKSGVEAAREHLFENAFYILTPAEGTDVRAIIQLQNWLKGTRATFIELTAEQHDRLAGAISHFPHVIAASLVHQIAKIEGEDPLVSRLAAGGFRDITRIASASPTMWRDILLHNKESLLQLLKSWTNEMEHVKTLIEEESADEIFSYFQVAKEFRDGLPVREKGAIPSFYDLFVDVPDHPGVISDVTSILAQHQISLTNIRILETREDIMGVLRLSFRSEEDRERAQIKLHQEMYDTYIL, from the coding sequence ATGGAGCGAACGGTTTTCATTGTTGGCCTTGGATTAATTGGCGGTTCTATTGCTCTTGCTATTCGTAAAGAGCATAACGTTAACATCTGTGGCTTTGACATTTCAGAAGAACAGCTGAAAATGGCTTTGTCTCTTAAAGTAATTGATGAGGCATTTCAGACGATTGAAGAAGGTGTAAAGAAAGCGGATTTAATTATTCTTGCGACACCTGTTACAAAGACTGAACGTTTAATGCGGGAAATATCGACTTATGAGTTGAAACCTGGTGCAATTATAACGGATGTTGGTAGTACGAAAAAACGTATCGTTAAAGAAGCAAGTTGTTTAAAAGAAAAAGGCGTTACTTTCATTGGTGGTCACCCTATGGCAGGTTCACATAAAAGTGGAGTTGAAGCTGCAAGAGAGCATTTATTTGAGAATGCATTTTATATTTTAACACCAGCTGAAGGTACGGATGTCCGCGCAATCATTCAGCTTCAAAATTGGCTTAAAGGAACAAGAGCGACTTTCATTGAATTAACGGCTGAGCAGCATGATAGATTAGCTGGTGCGATTAGTCATTTTCCACACGTAATTGCCGCAAGCCTTGTTCATCAAATTGCAAAAATTGAGGGAGAAGATCCACTCGTTTCAAGGTTGGCTGCAGGTGGATTTCGAGACATTACACGGATAGCCTCAGCAAGTCCAACGATGTGGCGTGATATTCTTTTACATAATAAAGAAAGTCTATTGCAACTTCTTAAATCATGGACTAATGAAATGGAACATGTCAAAACTTTAATAGAAGAAGAGAGTGCAGACGAAATATTTTCATATTTCCAAGTAGCTAAAGAATTTCGGGATGGCCTTCCAGTAAGGGAAAAAGGCGCAATTCCATCTTTCTATGATTTATTTGTCGATGTTCCAGACCACCCTGGTGTTATTTCTGACGTGACGAGTATTCTCGCGCAACATCAAATTAGTTTGACAAATATTCGTATTTTAGAAACAAGAGAGGATATCATGGGGGTTCTTCGATTAAGTTTTCGTTCAGAAGAAGACCGGGAAAGAGCACAAATAAAACTACATCAAGAAATGTATGATACGTATATTTTGTAA
- the aroA gene encoding 3-phosphoshikimate 1-carboxyvinyltransferase, whose product MSTTIVKKVESGLTGSIKIPGDKSISHRAVMFGAIANGTTTVEGFLPGEDCLSTIDCFRKLGVKIEQEEEKVTIEGKGWEGLTEPSEILDVGNSGTTTRLMLGILATRPFHSVVIGDDSIAKRPMARVTDPLRSMGSDIDGRDNGNYTPLSIRGGETKAIAFESKVASAQVKSAILLAGLQSEGVTSVTEPALSRDHTERMLEAYGVEVKRDGLTVSVEGGQTLTAQHIVVPGDISSAAFFLVAGAIVPNSKITLEAVGLNPTRSGIIDVLKQMGADLVIHNEKMVGGEPLADVTISTSHLKGIEISGDLIPRLIDEVPVIAVLATQAEGQTVIRDAEELKVKETNRIDTVVSELKKLGANIKATEDGMIIEGRASLNGASVSSHGDHRIGMAMAIAGLITNGNVTVNRSDAIAVSYPSFFEHIEALKK is encoded by the coding sequence ATGAGTACGACAATCGTAAAAAAAGTAGAAAGTGGCCTTACAGGATCAATTAAGATTCCTGGCGATAAATCTATATCTCATCGAGCGGTCATGTTTGGTGCTATCGCAAACGGAACAACGACTGTAGAAGGTTTCTTACCTGGGGAAGATTGTCTCAGTACAATTGACTGTTTTCGTAAACTTGGAGTTAAGATCGAACAAGAAGAAGAGAAAGTAACGATTGAAGGGAAAGGTTGGGAAGGACTAACAGAACCTTCAGAAATTCTAGATGTAGGAAACTCAGGAACAACAACTCGCTTAATGCTAGGTATTTTAGCTACACGTCCATTTCATTCAGTTGTTATTGGTGACGATTCAATTGCAAAAAGACCGATGGCGCGAGTGACAGACCCTCTTCGTAGTATGGGTTCAGACATTGATGGAAGAGATAATGGCAATTACACCCCTTTATCAATTAGAGGCGGAGAAACAAAAGCGATTGCTTTTGAGTCTAAAGTTGCAAGTGCCCAAGTTAAGTCTGCCATTCTGTTGGCTGGTTTGCAAAGTGAGGGAGTTACATCCGTTACTGAACCTGCACTGTCTCGTGATCACACAGAAAGAATGCTTGAAGCTTATGGGGTAGAGGTAAAAAGAGATGGTTTAACGGTTTCAGTTGAAGGTGGCCAAACATTAACTGCTCAACATATTGTAGTTCCTGGTGACATCTCATCTGCTGCGTTTTTCTTAGTGGCAGGTGCTATTGTCCCTAATAGTAAAATTACTTTAGAAGCAGTTGGTCTTAATCCAACCCGCTCGGGAATTATTGATGTTTTGAAACAAATGGGAGCAGACCTTGTCATTCATAATGAAAAAATGGTTGGTGGAGAACCACTTGCAGATGTCACTATTTCAACTTCGCATTTAAAAGGAATTGAAATTAGTGGAGATTTGATTCCAAGGCTAATTGATGAAGTTCCAGTGATTGCTGTTTTAGCAACTCAAGCAGAAGGGCAAACGGTTATCCGTGATGCAGAAGAACTAAAAGTAAAAGAAACTAACCGAATAGATACGGTTGTAAGTGAGCTTAAGAAACTTGGAGCAAACATTAAAGCAACTGAAGATGGCATGATCATCGAAGGTAGAGCTTCTTTAAATGGTGCATCGGTTAGCAGTCATGGAGATCACCGTATTGGAATGGCGATGGCGATTGCTGGATTAATTACAAACGGAAATGTTACGGTTAATAGAAGTGATGCCATAGCGGTTTCTTACCCTAGCTTCTTTGAGCATATTGAGGCATTAAAAAAATAA